One segment of Hippopotamus amphibius kiboko isolate mHipAmp2 chromosome 2, mHipAmp2.hap2, whole genome shotgun sequence DNA contains the following:
- the IDH3A gene encoding isocitrate dehydrogenase [NAD] subunit alpha, mitochondrial isoform X1 produces MAGPAWMSKVSRLLGAFHNQKQVTRGFAGGVKTVTLIPGDGIGPEISAAVMKIFDAAKAPIQWEERNVTAIQGPGGKWMIPPEAKESMDKNKMGLKGPLKTPIAAGHPSMNLLLRKTFDLYANVRPCVSIEGYKTPYSDVNIVTIRENTEGEYSGIEHVIVDGVVQSIKLITEEASKRIAEFAFEYARNNHRSNVTAVHKANIMRMSDGLFLQKCREVAENCKDIKFNEMYLDTVCLNMVQDPSQFDVLVMPNLYGDILSDLCAGLIGGLGVTPSGNIGANGVAIFESVHGTAPDIAGKDMANPTALLLSAVMMLRHMGLFDHAAKIEMACFATIKDGKSLTKDLGGNAKCSDFTEEICRRVKDLD; encoded by the exons ATGGCTGGGCCCGCGTGGATGTCCAAG GTCTCTCGGCTGCTGGGGGCATTCCACAACCAAAAACAGGTGACCAGAGGTTTTGCTGGTGGT GTTAAGACAGTAACTTTAATTCCAGGAGATGGAATTGGCCCAGAAATTTCAGCCGCAGTTATGAAGATTTTTGATGCTGCCAAA GCACCCATTCAGTGGGAGGAGCGGAACGTCACCGCCATTCAAGGACCAGGAGGAAAGTGGATGATCCCTCCAGAAGCCAAAGAGTCCATGGATAAGAACAAGATGGGCTTGAAAG GCCCTTTAAAAACCCCAATAGCCGCTGGTCACCCATCTATGAATTTATTGCTGCGTAAAACATTTGACCTTTATGCAAATGTCCGACCATGTGTCTCAATCGAAGGCTATAAAACCCCTTACAGTGATGTAAATATTGTCACCATTCGGGAGAACACAGAAGGAGAATACAGTGGAATTGAGCATGTG ATCGTGGATGGAGTTGTGCAGAGTATCAAGCTCATCACCGAGGAGGCAAGCAAGCGCATCGCGGAGTTCGCCTTTGAGTACGCGCGGAACAATCACCGGAGCAACGTCACGGCCGTGCACAAAGCCAACATCAT GCGAATGTCAGATGGGCTTTTTCTGCAAAAATGCAGGGAAGTTGCAGAAAACTGTAAAGATATTAAATTTAATGAGATGTACCTTGATACAGTATGTTTGAAT ATGGTCCAAGACCCGTCCCAGTTTGATGTTCTTGTTATGCCAAATTTGTACGGAGACATCCTTAG TGACCTGTGTGCGGGATTGATTGGAGGTCTTGGTGTGACACCAAGTGGCAACATTGGAGCCAATGGAGTTGCGATCTTCGAGTCG GTTCACGGCACCGCCCCGGACATCGCGGGCAAGGACATGGCCAACCCCACAGCCCTCCTGCTCAGTGCCGTGATGATGCTACGTCACATGGGGCTTTTTGACCACGCTGCAAAGATTGAGATGGCATGTTTTGCCACAATTAAGGATGGGAAG agCTTAACAAAAGATTTGGGAGGCAATGCAAAATGCTCAGACTTCACAGAAGAAATCTGTCGCCGAGTAAAAGATTTAGATTAA
- the IDH3A gene encoding isocitrate dehydrogenase [NAD] subunit alpha, mitochondrial isoform X2, giving the protein MAGPAWMSKVSRLLGAFHNQKQVKTVTLIPGDGIGPEISAAVMKIFDAAKAPIQWEERNVTAIQGPGGKWMIPPEAKESMDKNKMGLKGPLKTPIAAGHPSMNLLLRKTFDLYANVRPCVSIEGYKTPYSDVNIVTIRENTEGEYSGIEHVIVDGVVQSIKLITEEASKRIAEFAFEYARNNHRSNVTAVHKANIMRMSDGLFLQKCREVAENCKDIKFNEMYLDTVCLNMVQDPSQFDVLVMPNLYGDILSDLCAGLIGGLGVTPSGNIGANGVAIFESVHGTAPDIAGKDMANPTALLLSAVMMLRHMGLFDHAAKIEMACFATIKDGKSLTKDLGGNAKCSDFTEEICRRVKDLD; this is encoded by the exons ATGGCTGGGCCCGCGTGGATGTCCAAG GTCTCTCGGCTGCTGGGGGCATTCCACAACCAAAAACAG GTTAAGACAGTAACTTTAATTCCAGGAGATGGAATTGGCCCAGAAATTTCAGCCGCAGTTATGAAGATTTTTGATGCTGCCAAA GCACCCATTCAGTGGGAGGAGCGGAACGTCACCGCCATTCAAGGACCAGGAGGAAAGTGGATGATCCCTCCAGAAGCCAAAGAGTCCATGGATAAGAACAAGATGGGCTTGAAAG GCCCTTTAAAAACCCCAATAGCCGCTGGTCACCCATCTATGAATTTATTGCTGCGTAAAACATTTGACCTTTATGCAAATGTCCGACCATGTGTCTCAATCGAAGGCTATAAAACCCCTTACAGTGATGTAAATATTGTCACCATTCGGGAGAACACAGAAGGAGAATACAGTGGAATTGAGCATGTG ATCGTGGATGGAGTTGTGCAGAGTATCAAGCTCATCACCGAGGAGGCAAGCAAGCGCATCGCGGAGTTCGCCTTTGAGTACGCGCGGAACAATCACCGGAGCAACGTCACGGCCGTGCACAAAGCCAACATCAT GCGAATGTCAGATGGGCTTTTTCTGCAAAAATGCAGGGAAGTTGCAGAAAACTGTAAAGATATTAAATTTAATGAGATGTACCTTGATACAGTATGTTTGAAT ATGGTCCAAGACCCGTCCCAGTTTGATGTTCTTGTTATGCCAAATTTGTACGGAGACATCCTTAG TGACCTGTGTGCGGGATTGATTGGAGGTCTTGGTGTGACACCAAGTGGCAACATTGGAGCCAATGGAGTTGCGATCTTCGAGTCG GTTCACGGCACCGCCCCGGACATCGCGGGCAAGGACATGGCCAACCCCACAGCCCTCCTGCTCAGTGCCGTGATGATGCTACGTCACATGGGGCTTTTTGACCACGCTGCAAAGATTGAGATGGCATGTTTTGCCACAATTAAGGATGGGAAG agCTTAACAAAAGATTTGGGAGGCAATGCAAAATGCTCAGACTTCACAGAAGAAATCTGTCGCCGAGTAAAAGATTTAGATTAA
- the IDH3A gene encoding isocitrate dehydrogenase [NAD] subunit alpha, mitochondrial isoform X3 — translation MAGPAWMSKVKTVTLIPGDGIGPEISAAVMKIFDAAKAPIQWEERNVTAIQGPGGKWMIPPEAKESMDKNKMGLKGPLKTPIAAGHPSMNLLLRKTFDLYANVRPCVSIEGYKTPYSDVNIVTIRENTEGEYSGIEHVIVDGVVQSIKLITEEASKRIAEFAFEYARNNHRSNVTAVHKANIMRMSDGLFLQKCREVAENCKDIKFNEMYLDTVCLNMVQDPSQFDVLVMPNLYGDILSDLCAGLIGGLGVTPSGNIGANGVAIFESVHGTAPDIAGKDMANPTALLLSAVMMLRHMGLFDHAAKIEMACFATIKDGKSLTKDLGGNAKCSDFTEEICRRVKDLD, via the exons ATGGCTGGGCCCGCGTGGATGTCCAAG GTTAAGACAGTAACTTTAATTCCAGGAGATGGAATTGGCCCAGAAATTTCAGCCGCAGTTATGAAGATTTTTGATGCTGCCAAA GCACCCATTCAGTGGGAGGAGCGGAACGTCACCGCCATTCAAGGACCAGGAGGAAAGTGGATGATCCCTCCAGAAGCCAAAGAGTCCATGGATAAGAACAAGATGGGCTTGAAAG GCCCTTTAAAAACCCCAATAGCCGCTGGTCACCCATCTATGAATTTATTGCTGCGTAAAACATTTGACCTTTATGCAAATGTCCGACCATGTGTCTCAATCGAAGGCTATAAAACCCCTTACAGTGATGTAAATATTGTCACCATTCGGGAGAACACAGAAGGAGAATACAGTGGAATTGAGCATGTG ATCGTGGATGGAGTTGTGCAGAGTATCAAGCTCATCACCGAGGAGGCAAGCAAGCGCATCGCGGAGTTCGCCTTTGAGTACGCGCGGAACAATCACCGGAGCAACGTCACGGCCGTGCACAAAGCCAACATCAT GCGAATGTCAGATGGGCTTTTTCTGCAAAAATGCAGGGAAGTTGCAGAAAACTGTAAAGATATTAAATTTAATGAGATGTACCTTGATACAGTATGTTTGAAT ATGGTCCAAGACCCGTCCCAGTTTGATGTTCTTGTTATGCCAAATTTGTACGGAGACATCCTTAG TGACCTGTGTGCGGGATTGATTGGAGGTCTTGGTGTGACACCAAGTGGCAACATTGGAGCCAATGGAGTTGCGATCTTCGAGTCG GTTCACGGCACCGCCCCGGACATCGCGGGCAAGGACATGGCCAACCCCACAGCCCTCCTGCTCAGTGCCGTGATGATGCTACGTCACATGGGGCTTTTTGACCACGCTGCAAAGATTGAGATGGCATGTTTTGCCACAATTAAGGATGGGAAG agCTTAACAAAAGATTTGGGAGGCAATGCAAAATGCTCAGACTTCACAGAAGAAATCTGTCGCCGAGTAAAAGATTTAGATTAA